GGCTGCGGCGGTTCCGGACATTGAGGGGAACTGTTTTGATGTGGGAACGGGAACTAACCGGACAGTCCGGTCAGTGGTCGAGCGGATTTTCTTACTGATGGGAGAGCAGACGCAACCGCTATTCGGTATGTTGCCGGATCGCCCGTCGGAACCGGTGCGAAGCGCCGATATCATGCAAATCAACCAACTGTTGAAGTGGCGTGCACAGATTTCCCTGGATGAGGGCTTGAGGCGGACGATTGCTTGGTACACTACTCATGCTGCTATGGGGTATGCATGACCGCCACAGCGATGCAGCAGGTCCTAAAGTGGTATGCGAAGCGAAAAATTCGCGAGCTTTGTCCTTTGAGCATTGCGGACCGATTGTTGGGGGAACAGGGGGCCATTCATCAACTCTGGTCGATAGGGATTGTCACCGGTGCGTCGCCCTTGCGTCTTCGTCACGCGCCAGGCGGACTCAATCCGGTACTAACTCGGGAAGATGTTTCGGACGTGAGGGCGATGTTCGTCGCGGATCCATTCCTGCTTCGAGTCGGGGATCTGTGGCACATGTTTTTCGAGGTGTATAATTTTGATGCTGATCGTGGCGAGATTGCCTGGGCTACCAGCAAGGATGGGTTTGCCTGGACCTATCAGAAAGTTGTATTACAAGAATCATTTCACCTGTCCTATCCCTACGTCTTCGAGTGGCACGGCCGATATTACATGATTCCGGAAACCCACCAGGCGGAGAGTGTGCGTCTCTACGAGGCTCGATCATTTCCGACAAAGTGGGAGTGTACCGACACATTGCTCCGAGGCCATCGTTTCAATGATAGTTCAATCTTTTATCATCACGGTAGATGGTGGTTATTCAGTGAAACCAACCCTACCTTGGCTCACGATACGCTTCGTCTCTATCATGCTCCTGACCTTCGGGGGCCCTGGCAGGAGCATCCTCGATCTCCGATCATTCAAGAGAACCCCCATATCGCAAGGCCGGCGGGACGAGTCGTGGTTGTGGGCGATCGTATCCTCAGGTTTGCCCAGGACTGTTTTCCGGTCTATGGAACCAGGGTGCGGGCGTTCGAAATTACGGAGCTGACTCCTTCAACCTACCGTGAGCAGCCCGCTTCGCGTGGTCCATTATTCGGTCCGAGCTGGAGGCTCTGGACCCAAGGCGGGATGCATCATATCGATTCCCATCCTCTGGATTCCCATCAATGGATTGCCGCAGTAGATGGCTGGCGGCAAGTTGGGTGGCCGATTCCTGAAGGGTGGCAGAGGGCGACGTGTTGAAACGATTGTGGCGATACTTGCAACGGTACCAACTGTATCTATGGGTACGAGAAGTGATTGCTGCGGCTCGCCGTGTCTGGCCTCAGTTCCGTGGGGGTGTTGTTTTCTTGCACGCCGCGGGAAGTTCACACGGTCACGTGTTAATTTCTTACGACAATCACGGGTTGCTCTGTAAAATGCGAGAGCAACCCATACCCACCAGCCACCCTCAGTTTCTGAAGACTATCATCATGGCGCAGACCTTTGTCGATTTGGGCTATGACGTAGATGTGATTCACTGTGAGAATCAGAGATTCATTCCCTGGAAGCCATACGATATTGTGGTTGATACACGTCTGAATTTGCAGCGACTACAACCTTATTTGCCTTCTACCTGCATCAAGATTTTGCACTGTGATACGGCTCAGATTGTCTACCAAAACGCGGCTGAAATGGGCAGAATGTTGGCGTTTCAACGGCGGAAGGGGCTCACGGTTCCGGCGAATCGATTGGAAACACCGCATTTAGGGGTTGAACACGCGGATTACCTCACGACCTGCGGCAATGAGTTTACGGTGAACACATATACCTATGCGGATAAGCCGATTTTTCGGTTACCCATGGTTGTCCAGCAGATGTGGCCTTGGCCGGAGAACAAAGACTTCGATGTGTCCCGCCACCGGTTTCTTTGGTTTGGAAGTCGAGGAATGGTTCACAAGGGACTCGACTTGGTGCTGGAGGCTTTCGCGAGAATGCCGGAATACCAGCTTACCATTGTGGGCCCCGTAAGCAATGAACCAGAGTTTGTGAATGTTTATCGGAAGGAATTGTTCCACACGCCGAATATCAAGTGTGTAGGTTGGCTTGATAAGTCCAGTGAGGAGTTTCGAATGGTTTTGGAGCAATCCCTCGCACATGTCTTTCCCTCTTGTTCTGAGGCAGGGGCGGCGGCTGTGGTAGAGACCATGGCTGCAGGGGTAATCCCTGTGGTGACCTATGAAGCTTCAATTGACGTGGAGAATTTTGGTTTCCTTTTGGCGGACGCCTCGATCGAAACCATCATGCGTCAGGTGCGCGAGATTGCCGCGATGTCTGTGGATGAATTGCGTCGGAAGGCTAAAAAAGCGTGGGAAGCGGCCCACAACAATAACACGCCGGAGAAATTTGCGCGTTCCTATCGTGCAACGATAGAAATGATTTTGGCAAAGCATGGAAGACGATAGCAGCATTTGCCGAAAGATGTTCGATTCGGAGAAGGCGGAGGACCATGTCTTCGCCGTCAAGCCTCTGTGGGGCGTAGGGAGCGCACCGACGAATGGCTAAGCTTGGGCGTCAGCTGGGAATATTGGCAAATTGTGTGCTTTTGTTAGGGGCTGCGCTCTGTGCGGGCTTGTTCGCTTTCTTGGCATGGCGCCATGGCATGTCGCTCCGCTATCTGGTGTTCGTGGGGCTTGCAGTGATACTGGCGCTCGGCGTACGAATGTCGGAATCCGCCAGGATCAACAGTGTGCTTGTCGGCGTATCCACATGTGTCGCGGTATATCTGGCTGAATTGCTCCTCGCCTATTCCGGCACAGCAATTACCTCCTTGGGGGCTCAAGGGTGGTTAAGCTTCCCTCAGGACGAAAACGTACGGGTTGCGGCTGAACGAATGAAGACTGTGCAGGAGACTCACCAGAAGTTCGATGCTCGTTCGCGGTTGGAGGTGATCCTGGATATGCGGGCACATGGCGTCAATGCGTATCCGGATGTCTTCCCAATGGTCCTGTTTGCACCGTCATCCAGTGACAGTATCCAATCCGTACTGACTAGCCAGCAGGAGGAATTCTTGCCAGTGGCTGGAATGGCCGCTACGACGACGGTATTTTGCAACGAGAGCGGGGAGTATGTCGTATACGAAAGCGATGAGCACGGCTTTCACAATCCGCGTGGCATGTGGGAACACAGACCGGTCGAACTTCTTGCGCTGGGTGATTCCTATACCCATGGAGTGTGCGTTTCGTCAGATAAAGGATTCGTGGCAGTGGTCCGGGGACATCATCCGAATACGATGAATTTGGGCGTAAATAGCCATGGTCCGCTCACGAGCTTAGCGACGCTTAAAGAGTACGGTCCGGTTCTTAAGCCGAAACTGGTGCTGTGGTTTTATTATGAAGGCAATGATCTCAGAGATCTCGACGGATGGGAGAAGAACTCTCCGCTCTTGATGAAGTATTTGTCACCCTCATTTTCTCAACACTTATTTGAGCGGCAACTTGAAATCGATCGTTTGTTGAGGGACTATCTTGATGCCGCAATGGCAAAGGCGACCGCTCCGATCTCTCTTGAGAACATCCTGAAGCTTCACCATCTCCGTCATGCCGTGCAGTCATTTTATGAGCGCCGCCCAGCAGAACAGGGGTTTCCGGCTGAATTGATGGAGTTCCTTCGTCATTCCGGCGCACCCGCTGCTCCGGAAGACCTTCAACTGTTCGAGCATATTCTGGCCGAGGCCCAGGCGACGGCAAAGACCTGGGAAGGGCGTGTCGTATTTGTCTATCTGCCAACGTGGGAACGATATCGCCTCCCTGAACTGGCCAGCAAGGATCGCGACAACGTGCTGGGGATCGCCAGGCGGTTGAAGGTGCATGTAATGGACATGCATGAGGTATTTGTCACCCATCCGGATCCCTTATCGCTTTTTCCGTTTCGACGATACGCTCACTACAATGAAGCCGGGCATAAGCTCGTAGGCGAAGAGGTGGTCAGGCAGTTAGGGAAACTGTGACGTCTGCCGATCGTGTGTGTCGAAATATCGAGCCGGTAAGTGTGTTCTGCTACATACCTGTTTGTGGCCTGCGGTGGCTCCGATTCTTGCGTTCTTGAGGTCGATCAGAACAGAATGCTTTGAAATGGACAGGTTGAAACGGTGAATACACATCAAAAAAAAGTAGCTGTCGTAGTGCCGATGCATAATCGGAGTGAGCTCACTCCTGATGAGCAGATCTCTTTTCAACATCTCACACATTATCTGCATGCGTATGACAAGTATCTGGTGGTGCCGAACTCACTCAACATCGATTTACCCAGCTGTTCGCTCAAGCGTTTTGGCGATGAATATTTCGGGAGTGTTGCCGCGAATACACGCCTCCTATTGTCCGAAACCTTTTACCGTTCCTTCAGTGAGTACCAATACATACTGATTTATCATCTTGATGCGTTGGTGTTTTCGGATCAGTTAGAAGCCTGGTGCGATATGGGGCTGGACTATATCGGTCCTCCATGGATTCACTGTGCGGACAGCCCCTGGGTGAAGGAAGCACGGGTGGGAAATGGCGGGTTGTCTCTGCGGAAGATCGAGAGTTTCCTCAAGGTATTCCAATCGGACGTCTATTGGATGGAGCCGGAAGAATATTGGCGGGAGAGGTATGCAGGAATGCCTGCCTATGTCCGAATGCTTAATCTGCCGAGGCGTTTTGCAAAGCGGCTATCCTGGCTGAACAATGCACGTCTTGAGATGTCACAGTGGCACCTCCGTCCTGACGGGACCAAGAATGAAGACCATTTTTGGTCTGATCGTGCCAAGCACTATGTGCCTGACTTCAGAGTCGCCTCGGTCGAAGTCGGCCTGCGCTTTGCGTTCGAGGTGGCACCTCGCTTGTGTTACGACATGAATCACCACCAGTTGCCATTTGGATGTCATGCCTGGCCACGCTACGATCGCTCTTTTTGGGAACCCTATCTGATTACGCCGCACGCGGCTTGATCGACAGGGCCAGTGTAGCCACAGATGGGGTCGGCGATGGCAAGACGTTTTGCGATGGTCGTGGCGCTAGGTGTCGCCACGGTAGTTTCTGCTGCGATCATGCTTGGTCTTGGCGAACTGACGATTCGGTCTATCCATTTGCTGAGAGACGGAATTCCATTTTTCGAAAGTGTCGACGGTGGAAGGATTGGACCTATTAGCCTAGATCACGAACTCGGCTGGAAAGCGACCGAACATTACCAGGAGACATTGGTAGAGAGAACCAATGCAGGTCGGCCCTATACAGTTCGGCGCTCTCAAAAACAGTACGGATTTCGCCAGTTCGGCGATCTCGACTCCAAGAAAATTCGGCTTCTGGTGATTGGCGATTCGTTTACTCATGCCACGGCAGTTTCGGATGATCGTACGTACCATGCTTTATTAGCCCAGCTACTGGGCGTTGAGGTATTTGCTTACGGTGCTGGTGGTTACGGGACACTGCAGGAACTCATGATACTCGATCGGTATATCGATACCATTCGACCAGACGTCATTCTCTGGCAGTATTGCGCGAACGACTTTATCAATAATGATAATGAGCTTGAGCGATTGAGCCTTGTGAATAACAATGGGTGGGTCAGGCCTTATTTGCAGAAGGGGCAGGTGCAGCTGTTATCACCGAAGGAGTCCTCACTTCAAGTTCGAGAGTGGATCAACCGTAGGAGTCGGTTCCTCTATTTTATTGTGAGCCGTATTGACCGGCTGCGAGCGGTGAGGACTCGTGACACGGTTGAAGTGGCTATTGAATCGGAGGGGATGCGACATCCTGGATTTGTTCGTGCGGTAGGAGTTACCGATGAGTTGATGGGGAGGGTCCGGAGGAAAGTGGGAAATCGATCGATCATGGCATTCAATTGCGTGCGAGCCGAGCCCTACGATCAAGCATTTCGTGACATCTCGGCCCGTCATGGCATTGCCTATTGGGACGATGTGGCGTCGGTAGTTCATGAAGCCCACCATCGTGGGGAAGACGTCTACGCTGCAGATGGTGGTCATTGGAATGAGCGGGGGCATCAATTGGCAGCAGAGGCGCTCGCCAGTCATTTTCGCGCTGAAATGAGAACTGGAGCCCGCCCTTGATGAATGTTGAGTATAGTGAGTCGAGAATAGGGAGGGAGTAAGCACATCATGAAGCGAATGCTTGTTACCGGGTCTTCTGGTCTCATCGGTTCTGAGGTGTGCGCGTACTTCCATGGTCAAGGATGGTCAATTCATGGAGTTGACAACAACACTCGGGCCACGTTTTTTGGACCACAAGGCGACACGCGTTGGAATCAACGCAGGCTGCAGGCTGATCTGAAACAGTTCCGCCACCATGAACTCGACATCCGAGACCGCAAGGGTGCATTGGCGCTCATTCAAGAGCTCAAGCCTGATGTGATTGTGCATACGGCAGCACAGCCCTCGCATGATCTCGCGGCCAAGATTCCGTTCGATGATTTCGATACCAATGCGGTGGGTACGCTGAACCTCCTTGAAGCGACCAGGTTGCACACGCCAGGAGCAGTGTTTGTCCATATGTCTACGAATAAAGTGTATGGCGATGCCCCGAATGAGTTGCCCCTCGTGGAGCAGGATAAACGTTGGGATTATGCGTCTCCCAATGATTTTGATGGAATCACGGAGCACATGCGCATCGATCAGTCAAAGCATTCGCTTTTCGGTGCCTCGAAAGTGGCCGCGGATGTCATGGTGCAGGAATATGGGCGTTATTTCGGCATGAAGACCTGTTGTTTGCGTGGAGGTTGCCTCACCGGACCCAATCATTCAGGCGTGGAGTTGCATGGATTTTTGAGTTATCTCGTCAAATGCAATTTGGAAGGTAAGAAGTACAGCATCTTCGGCTATAAAGGAAAACAGGTTCGGGACAATATTCATTCCCTGGATGTCGCACGATTCATTCACGCGTTCATCGAGAACCCACGAAGCGGTGAGGTGTACAACCTCGGAGGGGGGCGTGGAAACAGTTGCTCCATTTATGAGGCATTCGAGATGATCGAAGCTATTTCTGGTAAGAAGATGCTGTATGAATATGTCGACAAGAATCGCGAAGGTGATCATATTTGCTATATCAGTAATCTGAAGAAAATGACGACGCAGTATCCCGGCTGGGGGATTACGAAAACGTTGAAGCACATCTTCGAGGAAATTCACCAGTCCTGGATGAAACGGGCTGCTGCGATGAATGGGCCGATCTGAAAAATCTGTGCTAACTCAGACTTGGAAGAAATACATACGCCATGAAGGTCCTGGTAATTTCAGCAGCCTATCTTCCGATGCATGCAGGGGAGGCTACCAATACCTACCACTTGTGTCGGCAATTGACTGAGCGGGGTATTGACGTACATGTGCTCACGTCGGTTGGCAATGTTGGTACCGACGATCCTCAGATTCGCGTGTATCCTATCATGCAGACATGGGGCTGGCTTGAGTTGCTAAGGGTTCGGTCTTTTCTCAAAAACTGTTCGCCGGATGCTGTGTTTCTCATGTATATCGGACTCATGTACAAATTTCATCCAATGGTGACTTTCCTGCCCACGCTTTCCAAGGGGTTGTTTCGAAACGTTCCGTTTGTAACCCGGTATGAGAGCGCGTTTGTGGGGGCTGATCCGTCGAAGACAGGCATTGTTTCGCGTTTGTTCAGGAAGCTGATGGTTCAATGGGCTGGCGGGAAGGATGTGGCGTATAGCTCGGGGACACTGTTGCGGGATAGTGATGTTGTCATCGCATTGTGCGAACGTCACCGTGCTATGTTGCACGAAGAATGGCCTCCCGTCAGCCCAAAGGTGGCGTTAATCCCTCCACCTCCGAACTTGTTCATCGCGTCGAATGCGGGGGGCACGGCACGCGAACGCGGACGGAAACGGTTAGGCATCACGTCATCCGAATTTGTTGTCACGTTTTTCGGATATCTCTATCCGATTAAAGGCATTGAAACACTGTTACGGGCTTTTGCGGCTGTATCCGCGCAACGACCCGAAGCCCGTCTCCTGTTCATTGGAGGGAAGGTTGGCTTGGAGGTTGAAGGTGGTGCCTCCTATTTTGATGAGATGCAGGCGCTTGCGAAGGAGTTGCACATAGACGGAGTCACAACATGGACAGGCGCATTTAAGTCTGAGGAGGAGGAAGCATCGCTGTTTCTTCATGCGTCAGACGTATGTGTGCTACCTTTTCTTGAAGGCGTTCAGCTAAACAACAGCTCCTTCGCTTCGATGGTTGCGCACGGGCTTCCCATCATCGTGACGCGCGGGCCTTTAATGGACAAGGCATTTGTCCATGGAGAAAATGTTCTGACCTGCGAACCCAAAGATCATCTGGCCGTGACGAGGCTCCTGCTGGAAGTGATGGACCGTGCTGATCTTCGTGAACGCCTTCGATCTGGTGCTGTCAAGCTTGCCGCCGAGTGGTTTTCCTGGGAGACTGCGACGGAGAAGACACTGGCCGCTTTGCGACCGCGGCTGTCGGGCAAGGTTGTATAGGTCGCTTTTCCTGGGTACATTCCCACATGCCCCGCGTATCCGTAGTAGTTCCGACTTATAACTGTGCCAAATTTCTTGGGCGGACTATCGACTCTGCGTTGAGACAGACCTACCGAGATTTCGAAATCATTGTCGTCGATGATGGATCGACGGATGGCACCCAGGCGTTGATAGCGGCCTACGAGGAATCGGTACGGTACGTCTATCAAACCAATCAGGGGGCTTCGGCGGCACGGAATGCAGCCCTGTCGAGAGCGAGCGGAGAACTTATCGCTTACCTGGACGCCGATGATCTTTGGCGCCCCGACAAGTTGTCTCGACAGGTCGAATTTCTTGATGCGCATTCCACCTGCGGATTTGTCCATACAGAGGTGTCGGTAATCGATGAACAGGACACAGTCCTGCACGCCTGCTTCAATCAGGACACCAAGAGACCTATTCCCCAGGGGCAGTGTGTCAGGGATCTGTTGCTGCGGTCTCATATCCAGACGTTGACGGTGGTGGAGCGTCGCACCGCATTTGACGATGCAGGAAAATTTGATCCGCGCCTGCCGGTTGCTCAGGATTATTTGCATTGGATTAGTGTGGGCCTACAGGGGTATGGAATTGGATATCTGCCTGAACCGCTGGGCCAATATCGCTGGAGGGCGGGGAGTCTCATGTCCAGCCAGCGTCGGCTTCTGGGAGATTTTGTGAAGATATACGAAATTCTCTCAACGGAGTATGGTCTTGAACGGTCGCAGGGGCCTGAGATCATGCAACTGGTGAAAGCTCAGCTGTACACAACTCAGCGGCAACTGGCGTATCTTGAGCGACGGGAATGTTCGGGTGCAGTAGCGCGGCAACGGCTTGGTGCCCTAATCCGACAGTGGCCGCTAAATCTGGAGCTGTATATGGACTTCGCCAAGACCTATGTCAGTCGGCAAGTGTCCTGACGGCAACGAACCCTCTGGTTTAATAACGAAAGCGGCAGGCGGTTTGTAGGAGTGGGTGCAATTCAACTATGAACATTATGCTCGTTACCCCCTGGAGACCTTCCCTCACCGGGGGGATCAGTACCGTTGTTGCGCGGTTGACGGGGGAATTTCAGAAGAAAGGTCACAATATCACCATTTTTGTTGCCGACCGCGAGAATCGGCTTCGTCAAATTGAAACACTGGATGAAATCCCAGTCTACGGCATGTATCTCCGGTCGCCTGTCTCTTCGCAGTATCCTCTTCGTGCCATGGTCATGTGTTGTATTTGGTTTCCGATTACGATGGTACAACTCATCTGGCTGGCTAAGAAGAAACAGCTGGATGCAGTGTTAATTCAGTATCCGCTTCCTGCGATGTTCTATTTTGGGATATTAAAGCGTGTATTCGGAGGAACTCTGCTCATCACCTATCAAGGAAACGATGCGCATGACTTATGTCTATGGGATCGGCGAGAACAACGATTGGTTCGGTTCTTATTGGAGAAGGCTGACCTGGTGTTGGGCGTCTCACGAACGCTCCTGGCCAAAGTTGAATCAGTTTTGCAGGGCGTCCAGCTTAGGCGCAGTCGACAGCTTCCCAATGGCGCACCGCTAGACGTTATCCGGTCGGTGGAAGCAGGTGAGGCGGGTTCTGATCTGCCTCCAGACTATCTTTTGACCGCTGGACACCTGATTCAGCGGAAGGGGATAGACCTCGTGATCGCCGCATTGCGGGAAGCGAAAGAGCGGGGTGTGGTGTTGCGGCTTGTTGTTGCAGGTGATGGACCGGAACGGGAAAATTTGATACGCCAGTCACGCGACCAGGGCGTGTCAAGTCAGGTGCGATTTTTGGGCAATCAATCCCATAGGCAGGTACTCAGTCTGATGAAGACGTGCCTTGCTTTTGTGCTGGCCTCGCGAGCAGAGGGGATGCCTTTGGTCATCGCAGAGGCGATGGCATGTGGGAAGGCTGTCATTGCGAGCAATATTGACGGTGTACCAGAAATTGTTCATGACGGCACAACCGGAATTCTGGTGCCGGCAGAGGATTCTGGAGCTCTCGCAACAGGCCTGATCCGGTTGTGTTCTGACGTAGCTTTTCGGGAGACTCTCGCTAAGCAGGGAAAAGAGTGGGCCTGTCGAGAATACAACTGGGAAGCAATTGCACATCGATACCTTGGCTTCATCGAGGAGTGCCAGGCCCACCGGTAAGTATCATGATAATAACCATCTCAGTAGAAGCCGGGGCTACCCCCTCTCACAGAGTACT
This is a stretch of genomic DNA from Nitrospira sp.. It encodes these proteins:
- a CDS encoding SGNH/GDSL hydrolase family protein, producing MARRFAMVVALGVATVVSAAIMLGLGELTIRSIHLLRDGIPFFESVDGGRIGPISLDHELGWKATEHYQETLVERTNAGRPYTVRRSQKQYGFRQFGDLDSKKIRLLVIGDSFTHATAVSDDRTYHALLAQLLGVEVFAYGAGGYGTLQELMILDRYIDTIRPDVILWQYCANDFINNDNELERLSLVNNNGWVRPYLQKGQVQLLSPKESSLQVREWINRRSRFLYFIVSRIDRLRAVRTRDTVEVAIESEGMRHPGFVRAVGVTDELMGRVRRKVGNRSIMAFNCVRAEPYDQAFRDISARHGIAYWDDVASVVHEAHHRGEDVYAADGGHWNERGHQLAAEALASHFRAEMRTGARP
- a CDS encoding glycosyltransferase family 4 protein — protein: MKVLVISAAYLPMHAGEATNTYHLCRQLTERGIDVHVLTSVGNVGTDDPQIRVYPIMQTWGWLELLRVRSFLKNCSPDAVFLMYIGLMYKFHPMVTFLPTLSKGLFRNVPFVTRYESAFVGADPSKTGIVSRLFRKLMVQWAGGKDVAYSSGTLLRDSDVVIALCERHRAMLHEEWPPVSPKVALIPPPPNLFIASNAGGTARERGRKRLGITSSEFVVTFFGYLYPIKGIETLLRAFAAVSAQRPEARLLFIGGKVGLEVEGGASYFDEMQALAKELHIDGVTTWTGAFKSEEEEASLFLHASDVCVLPFLEGVQLNNSSFASMVAHGLPIIVTRGPLMDKAFVHGENVLTCEPKDHLAVTRLLLEVMDRADLRERLRSGAVKLAAEWFSWETATEKTLAALRPRLSGKVV
- a CDS encoding glycosyltransferase; the encoded protein is MAEGDVLKRLWRYLQRYQLYLWVREVIAAARRVWPQFRGGVVFLHAAGSSHGHVLISYDNHGLLCKMREQPIPTSHPQFLKTIIMAQTFVDLGYDVDVIHCENQRFIPWKPYDIVVDTRLNLQRLQPYLPSTCIKILHCDTAQIVYQNAAEMGRMLAFQRRKGLTVPANRLETPHLGVEHADYLTTCGNEFTVNTYTYADKPIFRLPMVVQQMWPWPENKDFDVSRHRFLWFGSRGMVHKGLDLVLEAFARMPEYQLTIVGPVSNEPEFVNVYRKELFHTPNIKCVGWLDKSSEEFRMVLEQSLAHVFPSCSEAGAAAVVETMAAGVIPVVTYEASIDVENFGFLLADASIETIMRQVREIAAMSVDELRRKAKKAWEAAHNNNTPEKFARSYRATIEMILAKHGRR
- a CDS encoding NAD-dependent epimerase/dehydratase family protein, which translates into the protein MKRMLVTGSSGLIGSEVCAYFHGQGWSIHGVDNNTRATFFGPQGDTRWNQRRLQADLKQFRHHELDIRDRKGALALIQELKPDVIVHTAAQPSHDLAAKIPFDDFDTNAVGTLNLLEATRLHTPGAVFVHMSTNKVYGDAPNELPLVEQDKRWDYASPNDFDGITEHMRIDQSKHSLFGASKVAADVMVQEYGRYFGMKTCCLRGGCLTGPNHSGVELHGFLSYLVKCNLEGKKYSIFGYKGKQVRDNIHSLDVARFIHAFIENPRSGEVYNLGGGRGNSCSIYEAFEMIEAISGKKMLYEYVDKNREGDHICYISNLKKMTTQYPGWGITKTLKHIFEEIHQSWMKRAAAMNGPI
- a CDS encoding glycosyltransferase, which codes for MPRVSVVVPTYNCAKFLGRTIDSALRQTYRDFEIIVVDDGSTDGTQALIAAYEESVRYVYQTNQGASAARNAALSRASGELIAYLDADDLWRPDKLSRQVEFLDAHSTCGFVHTEVSVIDEQDTVLHACFNQDTKRPIPQGQCVRDLLLRSHIQTLTVVERRTAFDDAGKFDPRLPVAQDYLHWISVGLQGYGIGYLPEPLGQYRWRAGSLMSSQRRLLGDFVKIYEILSTEYGLERSQGPEIMQLVKAQLYTTQRQLAYLERRECSGAVARQRLGALIRQWPLNLELYMDFAKTYVSRQVS
- a CDS encoding glycosyltransferase family 4 protein, whose protein sequence is MNIMLVTPWRPSLTGGISTVVARLTGEFQKKGHNITIFVADRENRLRQIETLDEIPVYGMYLRSPVSSQYPLRAMVMCCIWFPITMVQLIWLAKKKQLDAVLIQYPLPAMFYFGILKRVFGGTLLITYQGNDAHDLCLWDRREQRLVRFLLEKADLVLGVSRTLLAKVESVLQGVQLRRSRQLPNGAPLDVIRSVEAGEAGSDLPPDYLLTAGHLIQRKGIDLVIAALREAKERGVVLRLVVAGDGPERENLIRQSRDQGVSSQVRFLGNQSHRQVLSLMKTCLAFVLASRAEGMPLVIAEAMACGKAVIASNIDGVPEIVHDGTTGILVPAEDSGALATGLIRLCSDVAFRETLAKQGKEWACREYNWEAIAHRYLGFIEECQAHR